Below is a window of Streptomyces sp. WMMB303 DNA.
GGATGGTCCTCCACACTGAGTGACCGACCGTGGATGTGGTGGGTCGTGAGGGAATCGCACCGTTGAGGGTCTGCTCTGGACTTTTACTAAAGGTTCTCTGGATCAAACAGCTCAGGTGCGCGGGGTCTCAGGATCTCACCAAATGGTTTGACGGTCAACACGATCACACGTAGCTACCCCCGGGCCTGCTTCGGCTCGACGGCGTCCGGCGCCGGAGGCGGCTGTCCCGCGGGGGCGGATGGAAGATCCACGTCGCTCACTCGTTGCGGCAGCTTTGCATGGTGAAGCGCGATTGGCAACTGTTGTGGATCACCGGATCGCGAAGCCGCGGTACCCCCCGCGTGGTGTGTCCCAGATCTCGGTGACCCCGTCGACGCGCCCGGGCGTGTCCCCGCTCCGCAGCCACTCCAGCAGGTGTCCGCAGTCGGCGCGGGTGCCCTCCGCGACGATCTGGACCCGGCCGTCACCGAGGTTCAGCGCGAAACCGACGAGCCGGCCGATCCGCAGCGCCGCCGCGCGGGTGAACCAGCGGAAGCCGACGCCCTGCACCTCCCCGCGCACCCAGGCGGTCAGCCGCGCGGGCTCCTCGGGCCGTACCTTCTCGGGTTCTTCGGCGAACTGCTCGGCGAACTGCTCGCTCATCTGTTCACTCAGCTGTTCGCGCGGCGTTCCGTCCGCGTCGTCGGTCGGATTGATGGCAGCCATGGGGTGCACGCTATCCGGACAATTCCCGAGCGGATACATCAGCCCCCGTGGGGATGCCGTACATTGCCCGGCAACTCTCTTCACTCTCCACTCACACCTGGGAGCAAAGAGAGACGGAACCTTGACGCCGTATCGCCGAGCAATGTGAGGACAGCACAGATGGGCCGCCATCGACGCGCTACCCCCACTCCAGCCGTCCCGCCGGAGTCCTCCGAGCCGCCGGCCGTACGCCCCCACCGGGGCGGCAGGCGCCGCAGACGCGCGGGCACCCCCGTCCGGACCGGGGTGCTGGGTGCCTCGGCCGCGCTCGCGATGGGCACCGTCGCCGTGGCCTCCGGGCTGATACCCGCACCCGGCGGGCTCGGCGGGCCGCGGGACAGCCGGGTGCAGGCCGACGGCACCGGCCCCGCGGCCCCACCGGTCTCCGCCACCCCCTCCGACCACGACTCCACCACGGCGCCCCCCGGCGACGGGGACAAGAGCCCCAGCCCCACTCCCACCCCCTCGCGGAAGAGCGAGCGCCCCACCGAGAAGCCGGACGCCTCCCCCTCGAAGCAGGCGTCGAAGACACCCCGGCCCACCCGCGAGGAGGAGCACGGCTCCCGCGGCAGCTCCAGGCCGGACCCCGGAGGGGCGGGCGGCGGCAGCACCGCCGCAGCCGACCAGGAGTCCGCCGCGGAGAGCGAGATCCTCACACTCGTCAACCAGGAGCGGGCCAAGGCGGGCTGCAAGCCGCTGACGGCGGACGCCAAGCTGGCCGCACTGGCCGGGGACTACAGCGCGGACATGGCGCGCCGCGGGTTCTTCTCGCACACCTCGCCCGACGGCAGGAGCCCCTGGGACCGGGCCGAGGCCGCCGGG
It encodes the following:
- a CDS encoding CAP domain-containing protein, producing MGRHRRATPTPAVPPESSEPPAVRPHRGGRRRRRAGTPVRTGVLGASAALAMGTVAVASGLIPAPGGLGGPRDSRVQADGTGPAAPPVSATPSDHDSTTAPPGDGDKSPSPTPTPSRKSERPTEKPDASPSKQASKTPRPTREEEHGSRGSSRPDPGGAGGGSTAAADQESAAESEILTLVNQERAKAGCKPLTADAKLAALAGDYSADMARRGFFSHTSPDGRSPWDRAEAAGVSDLGGENIARGQANARSVMDSWMNSPGHRANILNCDYRTLGVGAHFAEGGPWWTQDFGF
- a CDS encoding acylphosphatase, with translation MSEQFAEQFAEEPEKVRPEEPARLTAWVRGEVQGVGFRWFTRAAALRIGRLVGFALNLGDGRVQIVAEGTRADCGHLLEWLRSGDTPGRVDGVTEIWDTPRGGYRGFAIR